The following DNA comes from Brassica oleracea var. oleracea cultivar TO1000 chromosome C5, BOL, whole genome shotgun sequence.
NNNNNNNNNNNNNNNNNNNNNNNNNNNNNNACGTTGAGATTGTCGAAGTATATCTCCATCTGCCAAAGGAAATTCTCGACCTCCTTGGCGTCCCGGACACCGTTGAACCGGTTTGGTTTCAGAAGTTCAACCTTACCAAAATTGGTTCCGCCAACGGCTTCAGCGTTTGCGCTTGCCCTCTTGACCAGCGTGATGTCTTCCTCCATTGCAGTAAAGCGTGCCTTCATCCCCTCGATGTCGTCACGCAAAGCCTGCATGGATCCCGTCACCAGCTCCTCGAGCCGAATGAACCGAGAGTCCAAGTCGGCAGCATTTTGCTTGACTTCCTCAAGCCCACCGAACACAACACTCTCCAGCTCANNNNNNNNNNNNNNNNNNNNNNNNNNNNNNNNNNNNNNNNNNNNNNNNNNNNNNNNNNNNNNNNNNNNNNNNNNNNNNNNNNNNNNNNNNNNNNNNNNNNNNNNNNNNNNNNNNNNNNNNNNNNNNNNNNNNNNNNNNNNNNNNNNNNNNNNNNNNNNNNNNNNNNNNNNNNNNNNNNNNNNNNNNNNNNNNNNNNNNNNNNNNNNNNNNNNNNNNNNNNNNNNNNNNNNNNNNNNNNNNNNNNNNNNNNNNNNNNNNNNNNNNNNNNNNNNNNNNNNNNNNNNNNNNNNNNNNNNNNNNNNNNNNNNNNNNNNNNNNNNNNNNNNNNNNNNNNNNNNNNNNNNNNNNNNNNNNNNNNNNNNNNNNNNNNNNNNNNNNNNNNNNNNNNNNNNNNNNNNNNNNNNNNNNNNNNNNNNNNNNNNNNNNNNNNNNNNNNNNNNNNNNNNNNNNNNNNNNNNNNNNNNNNNNNNNNNNNNNNNNNNNNNNNNNNNNNNNNNNNNNNNNNNNNNNNNNNNNNNNNNNNNNNNNNNNNNNNNNNNNNNNNNNNNNNNNNNNNNNNNNNNNNNNNNNNNNNNNNNNNNNNNNNNNNNNNNNNNNNNNNNNAGAGAGAGAGAGTTTGTAGAAGTGTTTTCTTATTAAAACTTGGTGTCCTTACAAGTGAGGGGTGATCCCCTTTATATACACTTTCTCTTCCTCAACGAACGGTTCAGATCAAACCGATCTAACGGTTGTGAAACTTCTTCTCAAGTGTTCCACAACCTTCTACACTTTTCTACACTTCTCTACACTTCTCTACACTTCTCCATACCTAAGATATTTTACAAAAGACTTAAAGCTTAAGAAAATACTTAGTGGAGTGGGCTTGATTCACCTTTGGCCCGACCCGATCTTTGGTTGTCTTCATGGACGTTTTGGGTTAAAACGGGCCGTGACAACACGCACGCAAATACATACATATACATATAATATAGGAGTAGGGTAGAGTTGAAATTGAGGAGCAAAGCTAAGAAACAGTAGATGACAAAAAAAAAAAGCTAAGAAATGGTAAAAGCTGACCTTAGAGAATTGCAATCGACAGACTGAAACAAAAGAAACTTAACTGCATCAATGAGTCCTTTCTCCTTACCACAGTTGTCTATATGTCTCGGTCCTTTTTTTATTTTTAATGAGTCTTGACGTATTCTCTTTCTCTCTCTGAATTATTCAGTTATATATACATACATATAACTCTTGGGAAGACGGAAAATACATATCTAGGGTTAGCCTTCTTTCACAAAACTATGATTTATTTCTTCTTTTCATGCATTGCTCTCTTTTCTCCTTTTATCACACAAACATGCCTCAGCTTGATATCATATGTTTGATCGTTCTCTCTCTCTCTTTGATCATTACTTTTGACTACTTTACAAGAAGCAAAATGTAGTTCTTTTGTTTGTTTCAATTTTTTCTTAGATTTGTATAGTGTCATAATATTTGAATTGTCTTTTTCCTTGTTTTTTTTTTAAATTCTTGTATTTTTCCTTGTTTGACTGTACTATATATTACTCTCCAGAACTGTAGATATATATAGGAAAAGTAAGGAACTCAATATAAAAGCAGCTGAGTGTATTTAGTCATTCCGTTGCTAATGCTAGGATTTGTCTACGTTTCAGCTAAAATACTAGTACCTAATAGAAAAAGGTGCAGAAGAAACAAATTTATCAAATTCAAATTGTTTATACCATATGTCTACGTATAACGTGACGACGAAAATTGACTAGCAAACAAATCAAACATAAAAACGAAACTATTGTTTCAAAAATGTATATAATGTTCCGAAAAATAACATAAAACGATAATGGTCTGCTTTTGGAGAAGGGAGCAGTTCACTTTTTTGTCATCATCAATTGCTTTGTCATGTCTCTTTCAGTAATCCGACAAAACTGTATAGATAAAAAAATCTAACATTCAACGGAGAAAATTTAACTATTTTTCCATTTTCTTAGTTATATCCCATGATGTGGAGGTAGAGGGTGCGAAATAGGAGGATCAACTTTAGAGCCATTGGCCACGGGTGCACCAATGAAAGAGTAGCTCGAGTCAGGCGGTGCACGGCCACCGCAACCGCTATTGGTTAGGGTTTGGTGATGTGTACCATTGTTGTACAAATAGTAGTCGTTGGTGTGACGGGGAGGAAAGGATGACGGCCGCAGAGGAGGAGGAGGTGGATACATATAAGGTTGCACAAGTGGTGGTGGTGGCGGGGGAAGAAGAGAGGAGGGGGAGAATAATCTTGGTGGATACATCATTGGTTTGAATGGTGTTATTAGGTCTCCAATATGCACATCTCCTTGATGATAACTATGTAGAATATACATATAACAAAGAATAAATTTGATTGATATTTAAAGTAAGGACTAAAAGGAAAATGACTAATGAAAAGAGAGAAATTATAAAGCACCTAAATGACGGAGGTCTTTGATGAGGAGGAAATGTATCGTTGCGAAGAACAAGTTCACGAGCTTTGTTAAGTGACTCCGTCTCCCTCTCTAATGTCATCGTACCATAATCAACAAAATACAAAATTTAGGTTTATGTATGCCAAACACACACATATTATATACACACATTCTATAGAATAATGGGATCTTGCCTTGGCGGTGGCGGTTCATGTGGCCACCGAGAGCTTGAGATTTGAAAAACTTGAGTGAACAAAATCTACATTCGTACTCTTTTTCATCTTTGCTTTGCTTCTCTCTAAACCATCCTACTCAATAGTAAATTAATTAGATTTTTCACAATTATTACGGTGTTGACTTAGTATCACTCATTACGGTGTTGACTTACTATCATTCATTTACCAAACAACCACACCCAAGGCAGAAGTAGAGATTAATTTATTTATTTTCATAATATAATATTTCAAGTAAATAAAAGGAAATGGAGAGTAGAATAAGCTTAGAGTAGTGTGTACCAGAAGAAGAGGAAGAGCCTTCTTCGGAGAATGGGAAAAAGTCTCTAGATGGATCATCAGGTAAGTTATTGAGATCCAAAGCATTACTATCTCCAGCACTCCTGTCAAAATTTGACAAGATTCAATTCACAATAAATTTAGCAAGAGAGATAGAGAGAGGAAAATTAAAGAGGAGAAAAACACGTACATGAATAAGGCAAAGACAGAAGGGAAGAAGCTAAGGATAAAGACTTAAAGAGTGAAGAATGGAGATACTTAGAGAAGCTATGTGAGATCTCTTTTAACAGTTTCTCTCTCTAGAAATCAAAAAATGAGCATGGAAGCAAGAGGACTATAGCTTGAGGGGACATTATGGGTCAAGGTATACACCTTAGTATA
Coding sequences within:
- the LOC106294191 gene encoding zinc finger protein JAGGED-like; protein product: MSAGDSNALDLNNLPDDPSRDFFPFSEEGSSSSSGWFREKQSKDEKEYECRFCSLKFFKSQALGGHMNRHRQERETESLNKARELVLRNDTFPPHQRPPSFSYHQGDVHIGDLITPFKPMMYPPRLFSPSSLLPPPPPPLVQPYMYPPPPPLRPSSFPPRHTNDYYLYNNGTHHQTLTNSGCGGRAPPDSSYSFIGAPVANGSKVDPPISHPLPPHHGI